The following proteins come from a genomic window of Ignavibacteriota bacterium:
- a CDS encoding MFS transporter, with protein sequence MVKIKEFLKSGHPPTLFSAFLYFDFCFAIWVLNGAMAPFISEQFNLSPAEKGFMISVPIIAGAVMRFPLGVLAQYIGRKNAALVEMSMIFFAMLYGYFMVETYNDVLIMGVLLGIAGASFGVALSLGSGWFPPKYKGLAMGIAGAGNSGTVLAVLLAPPLATAYGWQTVYGFGALFMLFPIIVMIIFAKEPPDREHQTLKEHVKCLWDKDGWVFNLVYIVTFGGFIGLSNFLPTYFHDQFGVTKVEAGQLTMFAALMGSGIRVLGGHIADRMGGITTLTHVIGIVIFMMVITGFQSNVWATTIFFMICFAMLGAGNGALFQLVPLRWPTTTAVAGSMIGEIGALGGSFLPNAMGLSKQYSGTFIWGFVAFSSIALIAFIVMRVAQRKWTKTWVDKGGKARTKPPTEVVGVAADGTSGTKFLKTLIYPVGNSQLAEKATQVAGNLCKVSGAKLVLLYVENRWHGSETILTNSKEWDQIRDNWVNEGKKILEKESQRLQAMNVPNIEMEIRHGDVAQEIVEAANERKAEMIILASHNMSPMGSLLMGSRTYDVFKKASCPILRIVR encoded by the coding sequence ATGGTAAAAATTAAAGAATTTTTGAAGTCAGGACATCCGCCGACGCTCTTCTCGGCGTTCCTGTATTTTGATTTTTGTTTTGCCATCTGGGTGTTGAACGGTGCAATGGCGCCGTTCATCAGTGAGCAATTCAATTTATCTCCCGCAGAAAAAGGATTCATGATTTCCGTTCCGATTATCGCTGGCGCAGTGATGCGATTTCCTCTCGGTGTTCTTGCGCAATACATCGGAAGAAAAAATGCCGCGCTGGTTGAAATGAGCATGATATTTTTTGCCATGCTGTACGGCTACTTTATGGTGGAAACGTACAACGATGTTCTCATCATGGGCGTTTTGCTCGGTATTGCCGGAGCGAGTTTCGGAGTTGCTCTTTCGCTTGGTTCGGGATGGTTTCCTCCCAAGTACAAAGGGTTGGCGATGGGAATTGCCGGAGCGGGAAACAGCGGTACCGTTCTTGCCGTGTTGTTGGCTCCTCCGCTTGCAACTGCGTATGGCTGGCAGACGGTCTATGGATTCGGTGCGTTGTTCATGCTTTTCCCGATTATCGTGATGATTATTTTTGCAAAAGAACCGCCGGACCGAGAACATCAAACATTGAAAGAACATGTGAAGTGTTTGTGGGATAAAGATGGTTGGGTGTTCAATCTCGTGTACATTGTTACGTTCGGTGGATTTATCGGACTAAGTAATTTTCTTCCGACATATTTTCATGACCAATTCGGCGTGACGAAAGTTGAAGCAGGACAGTTGACAATGTTTGCCGCGCTGATGGGAAGCGGCATCAGGGTTCTCGGCGGACACATCGCAGACAGAATGGGCGGGATTACAACCCTGACACACGTTATCGGTATTGTTATTTTTATGATGGTAATAACCGGATTTCAATCAAATGTCTGGGCAACAACAATTTTCTTTATGATTTGTTTCGCGATGTTGGGCGCCGGAAACGGAGCGTTGTTCCAACTCGTACCGTTGCGATGGCCCACCACTACGGCGGTTGCCGGAAGTATGATTGGAGAAATCGGTGCGCTCGGTGGAAGTTTTCTTCCCAACGCGATGGGACTTTCAAAACAATATTCCGGAACATTTATCTGGGGATTTGTCGCATTCAGTTCTATAGCGCTGATTGCATTTATCGTCATGCGCGTTGCTCAACGCAAATGGACTAAGACGTGGGTTGATAAAGGAGGAAAAGCAAGAACAAAACCGCCGACGGAAGTAGTCGGTGTCGCGGCGGATGGAACGAGTGGCACAAAGTTTCTGAAAACATTAATTTATCCTGTCGGAAATTCTCAACTTGCAGAAAAGGCAACACAGGTTGCAGGCAATCTTTGCAAAGTTTCGGGAGCCAAACTTGTTTTATTATATGTTGAAAACAGATGGCACGGCTCGGAAACAATTCTCACAAACTCAAAGGAGTGGGACCAAATTCGCGATAACTGGGTGAACGAAGGAAAGAAAATCCTGGAAAAAGAATCACAACGGTTACAGGCGATGAATGTTCCGAATATTGAAATGGAAATCCGTCACGGCGATGTTGCTCAGGAAATTGTCGAGGCGGCGAATGAACGGAAAGCAGAAATGATTATCCTTGCAAGTCACAACATGTCGCCGATGGGGAGTTTATTAATGGGCAGCAGAACGTACGATGTGTTCAAAAAAGCTTCCTGCCCGATTCTCAGAATAGTACGATAA
- a CDS encoding MFS transporter: MATWLERWDPEDTKLWESEGKKIAWRTLWITTITLTLSFATWFMVSAIVTKLPGIGFKFDTQQLFWLAAMPGLAGGTLRIIHTFLLPIYGTRHVITIATLIKLIPCVGIGLAVMDPSTPYWVFMVLAITAGFGGGDFSSYMPSTNLFFPKRLKGTALGIQAGIGNFGVSLAQFMTPVMLGIATYGAAEVFTKVNPKTKEVLGTSEIFLQSAAFWYIPLLLIMTVVCWWFLRSVPIKASFKEQLDIFKNKHTWFCTITYMMTFGTFSGLSAAFPMMIKSLYGNFPDAPEPLKYAFYGPLIGSASRVIFGFVSDKTGGGILTTITGIGLILGSILMITLGLVAPTGVEQFPMFVTIMLGMFFFAGIGNAATFRQYPIIFSHNPRQAAGVIGWTSAIAAYGPFIFSSVIGAIIGATGVATNFYWGLIVFLVFATWINWWYYNRKGCEKPS; this comes from the coding sequence ATGGCAACATGGTTAGAACGTTGGGACCCCGAAGATACTAAACTCTGGGAATCGGAAGGAAAAAAGATAGCGTGGAGAACGTTGTGGATTACCACAATCACGCTGACGCTTTCCTTTGCAACGTGGTTTATGGTGAGCGCAATTGTAACAAAACTTCCCGGCATCGGATTTAAGTTTGATACACAACAACTCTTCTGGCTTGCAGCGATGCCCGGTCTTGCCGGAGGAACGCTTCGTATCATTCACACATTTCTCCTCCCGATTTACGGAACGAGACATGTCATCACAATCGCTACGTTGATAAAATTAATTCCTTGTGTCGGAATTGGTCTTGCTGTGATGGATCCATCTACGCCGTACTGGGTATTCATGGTTCTTGCAATAACGGCGGGATTCGGCGGTGGAGATTTTTCCTCGTACATGCCGAGCACAAATTTATTTTTCCCGAAACGGTTGAAAGGAACCGCGCTTGGAATTCAGGCAGGTATTGGAAACTTCGGTGTGTCGCTCGCGCAATTTATGACACCGGTAATGCTTGGTATAGCAACCTACGGCGCGGCGGAAGTCTTCACAAAAGTCAATCCTAAAACGAAAGAGGTTCTCGGAACATCAGAAATATTTCTTCAGAGCGCGGCGTTCTGGTACATTCCGTTGCTGCTTATTATGACGGTTGTTTGCTGGTGGTTCCTCCGAAGTGTTCCAATCAAAGCGTCATTCAAAGAACAACTTGATATTTTTAAGAACAAGCATACATGGTTCTGCACTATTACATACATGATGACCTTTGGAACTTTTTCCGGTCTTTCCGCCGCGTTCCCGATGATGATAAAAAGTTTGTACGGAAACTTTCCTGACGCCCCCGAACCTTTGAAGTATGCGTTTTATGGACCGCTTATTGGCTCAGCAAGCCGTGTTATTTTCGGGTTTGTCTCAGATAAAACAGGCGGTGGAATTCTCACTACCATCACCGGCATCGGGCTCATTCTCGGTTCAATTTTGATGATAACGCTGGGACTCGTCGCTCCGACAGGTGTCGAACAATTTCCGATGTTTGTTACCATCATGCTCGGAATGTTTTTCTTCGCGGGAATCGGAAACGCAGCAACGTTTCGACAATACCCGATTATTTTCTCGCACAACCCGCGGCAAGCGGCAGGTGTGATTGGATGGACGTCAGCCATTGCGGCGTACGGACCGTTCATCTTTTCGTCGGTCATCGGCGCGATTATCGGGGCGACCGGTGTTGCTACAAATTTTTATTGGGGATTGATTGTGTTCCTCGTGTTCGCCACGTGGATAAACTGGTGGTATTATAACCGCAAAGGATGCGAGAAACCGAGTTAA
- a CDS encoding 4Fe-4S dicluster domain-containing protein has translation MQEQYDNILLDRSADEAPPLRGVNRRDFLKIAGFSFGGALVAGCKPGKVEKAIPFVVKPEEVTPGVSTWYATTCGGCSAGCGVMAKNRDGRPIKMEGITSHPVSNGGLCAVGQAHLLSLYDSQRTQHPMKNGQQATWEEVDRVIIEKLQSVKEKAGAIRFLTGTITSPTTKSLIKKILEQYPTAKHVQYDALSCSAILDAHEKTHGARLLPHFKFDQAEAIVSFDADFLGTWISPVEFTAAYQAGRMLNEKQPRCSYHVQFESRVSLTGSNADKRVRLSPNGIRKAIQQVASLLAEKAGITSIPSTSIGETDSFIKQLAEKLWNARGKSLVVAGVNDVQSQMHINTINHLLGNYGTTVDIEHPSNQKQGNDSELQTLLDEMKSGQVAALFIQGVNPVYDLPVGSQFGEWMKKLELSVSFANQSDETESSSQFVCPEPHALESWIDGEPVAGTFTMTQPVIKPFGDTRTFAESISAWLGEKKSSLELIKVEWEKSVYGLQSSVSGFQLFWDKTVYDGFVKIEVPAQKSLVFNENNVGRDAVPTSRVSDSNYNLVLYPKAAMLDGRHAHNPWLQELPDPVTKIVWDNYATVSPAMANNLGIAEADVVRIDVEGKSVELPAHIQPGQHDSVIAIALGYGRKGTERFTKIGPQWFEAKPTVEAGELVGKNVAPFIKLENGSLSYDTQAVNISKTGKKHTLACTQEHHSLHVPKHLDPGHGERRPIIQETTFAAFVKNPKAGSFKEHELTTMWTSEDHKYTGHHWGMAIDLSKCTGCSACVVSCQAENNIPLVGKDEVFRNREMTWIRIDRYYDESPGGDIAVQHQPMMCQHCGNAPCETVCPVLATVHSDEGLNQQVYNRCVGTRYCSNNCPYKVRRFNWFDYEHGDSMQKLVLNPDIGVRERGIMEKCSLCVQRIQEAKIQAKKERRAVRDGEILPACAQSCPAKAIVFGDMNDPKSELVKQMNNPRHYGVLEEIGVRPSVGYMTLVHNREEGESAHV, from the coding sequence ATGCAAGAACAATACGATAACATATTACTCGACAGGTCAGCAGACGAAGCGCCGCCGTTACGCGGAGTAAATCGTCGCGACTTTTTGAAGATTGCCGGATTTTCATTCGGCGGAGCGCTTGTTGCCGGATGCAAGCCCGGAAAAGTTGAGAAAGCCATTCCGTTTGTTGTCAAACCTGAAGAAGTAACGCCCGGCGTTTCGACGTGGTATGCGACGACGTGCGGCGGTTGCAGCGCCGGTTGCGGCGTGATGGCAAAGAACCGTGACGGGCGACCGATAAAAATGGAAGGCATTACGTCTCATCCTGTTTCGAATGGCGGATTGTGTGCGGTCGGGCAGGCGCATCTTCTTTCGTTGTATGATTCTCAACGCACTCAGCATCCGATGAAGAACGGACAACAAGCGACATGGGAGGAAGTTGACCGGGTTATCATCGAGAAACTTCAGTCAGTAAAAGAAAAAGCCGGAGCGATTCGGTTTCTCACCGGAACAATCACGAGTCCGACGACGAAATCGCTCATCAAAAAAATTCTTGAACAATATCCAACGGCGAAGCATGTTCAATACGATGCGCTTTCCTGTTCTGCAATTTTAGATGCACATGAAAAGACGCACGGTGCCCGGTTGCTGCCTCATTTCAAGTTCGACCAAGCAGAGGCCATCGTCAGTTTCGATGCGGATTTTCTCGGAACGTGGATTTCCCCGGTTGAGTTTACCGCCGCGTATCAGGCAGGAAGAATGTTAAATGAGAAACAACCACGATGTTCGTATCATGTTCAGTTCGAGTCGAGAGTTTCTCTGACCGGAAGCAACGCCGATAAGCGTGTTCGGCTTTCTCCGAATGGAATCAGGAAAGCAATTCAACAAGTAGCATCATTGCTTGCAGAGAAAGCAGGAATAACTTCGATTCCATCAACTTCCATCGGTGAAACAGATTCTTTCATCAAACAACTTGCAGAAAAACTTTGGAACGCACGAGGAAAAAGTTTGGTCGTTGCCGGTGTGAACGATGTTCAATCACAAATGCACATCAATACCATCAACCATCTGCTTGGAAATTACGGAACGACGGTTGACATTGAACATCCATCAAACCAAAAGCAGGGGAACGACAGCGAGTTACAAACGTTACTTGATGAAATGAAGAGCGGACAGGTGGCGGCTTTGTTCATACAAGGAGTGAATCCTGTGTATGATTTGCCTGTCGGTTCACAGTTCGGCGAGTGGATGAAGAAGTTGGAACTCTCTGTGAGTTTCGCGAATCAATCGGACGAGACAGAAAGTTCTTCACAGTTCGTTTGTCCTGAACCACACGCGCTCGAATCATGGATTGATGGAGAACCGGTTGCCGGAACATTTACGATGACGCAACCTGTTATCAAACCATTCGGAGATACGCGAACGTTTGCAGAAAGTATTTCGGCGTGGTTGGGCGAGAAGAAATCTTCGCTCGAACTCATCAAAGTAGAATGGGAAAAATCTGTTTACGGTTTACAGTCTTCAGTTTCCGGTTTTCAGTTGTTTTGGGATAAGACGGTGTACGATGGTTTTGTGAAGATTGAAGTTCCTGCACAGAAGAGTTTAGTTTTCAATGAAAATAATGTAGGTCGGGACGCCGTCCCGACAAGTCGAGTCAGCGACTCGAACTATAATCTTGTTCTCTATCCGAAGGCGGCGATGTTGGATGGACGACATGCTCACAATCCGTGGTTGCAGGAACTTCCCGACCCGGTCACGAAAATTGTTTGGGATAATTATGCAACAGTATCTCCGGCGATGGCAAACAATCTTGGAATCGCCGAAGCCGATGTTGTACGAATTGATGTTGAAGGAAAATCGGTTGAACTGCCGGCGCATATTCAACCGGGTCAACATGATTCGGTGATTGCAATTGCGCTTGGTTATGGACGCAAAGGGACAGAGAGATTTACGAAGATTGGTCCGCAATGGTTTGAAGCGAAGCCGACCGTTGAAGCAGGTGAATTGGTAGGAAAGAATGTCGCTCCGTTTATCAAATTGGAAAACGGCTCGCTTTCGTATGATACGCAAGCGGTAAATATTTCAAAGACGGGAAAGAAACACACGCTTGCCTGCACGCAGGAACATCACTCACTCCACGTTCCGAAACATCTCGATCCCGGTCATGGAGAACGACGACCAATTATTCAGGAAACTACGTTTGCTGCCTTTGTGAAGAATCCCAAAGCAGGCAGTTTCAAAGAACATGAACTCACGACGATGTGGACGAGCGAAGACCACAAATATACAGGTCATCATTGGGGAATGGCAATTGACCTGAGCAAATGTACCGGTTGTTCTGCGTGCGTTGTCAGTTGTCAGGCGGAAAATAATATTCCGCTTGTCGGCAAGGATGAAGTGTTCCGCAACCGTGAGATGACATGGATTCGCATTGACCGGTATTATGATGAATCACCGGGCGGTGACATCGCTGTTCAACATCAACCGATGATGTGTCAGCATTGCGGCAACGCACCGTGCGAAACGGTTTGCCCTGTGCTTGCGACCGTTCACAGCGATGAAGGACTCAATCAACAAGTCTATAACAGATGTGTCGGTACACGCTACTGCTCGAACAACTGTCCGTACAAAGTTCGCCGCTTCAACTGGTTTGATTATGAGCATGGCGATTCGATGCAGAAGTTGGTGTTGAATCCCGACATCGGCGTGCGTGAGCGCGGCATCATGGAAAAATGTTCGCTCTGTGTTCAACGAATTCAGGAAGCGAAAATTCAGGCAAAGAAAGAAAGACGCGCAGTGCGTGACGGAGAAATTCTGCCTGCCTGTGCTCAATCGTGTCCGGCAAAAGCAATTGTATTTGGAGATATGAACGACCCGAAGAGTGAACTTGTCAAACAAATGAATAATCCCCGGCACTATGGTGTATTGGAAGAAATCGGCGTCCGCCCGTCTGTCGGATATATGACGCTTGTTCACAATCGTGAGGAAGGAGAATCGGCGCATGTCTGA
- the nrfD gene encoding polysulfide reductase NrfD: MSEVFSILRKPLILGNKSYADVTSDIANPLDRKPSLPWWIAFLVSFSMFVLGATAVIYQLFTGIGTWGLNNTVGWAFDITNFVFWIGIGHAGTLISAILFLFRQKWRTSVNRSAEAMTIFAVMCAGIFPIIHMGRPWLAFWVIPYPNMRGPLWVNFRSPLVWDMFAISAYFTISLVFWYVGLIPDLATLRDRTVSNIKKKLYGFFSLGWNGSNKTWRHYETVYLLLAGLATPLVVSVHTIVSWDFATSVIPGWHATIFPPYFVAGAVFSGFAMVLTLMLIVRKVMHLEEYITLHHVEAMCKIIIATAGIVGMAYMTEFFTAWYSGNEYERFTFINRAFGPYAWAYWMMFSCNVFVPQLLWSKKIRTNLVFVFFIVIFINVGMWFERFVIIMTSLTRDYLPASWASYSPTSIEVATFIGSFGLFFTLFLLFARLLPMISIGEVKAVLGYGKVSKHE; this comes from the coding sequence ATGTCTGAAGTATTTTCAATTCTCCGCAAGCCGCTTATTCTCGGCAACAAATCGTATGCTGATGTAACAAGCGACATCGCGAATCCGCTCGACAGAAAACCGTCGCTTCCATGGTGGATTGCATTTCTTGTTTCATTCTCGATGTTTGTTCTTGGCGCAACCGCGGTTATCTATCAATTATTCACCGGCATCGGAACGTGGGGATTGAACAACACGGTCGGCTGGGCGTTTGACATCACGAACTTTGTTTTCTGGATTGGTATCGGTCACGCAGGCACACTCATCAGTGCAATTCTCTTTTTGTTCAGACAAAAATGGAGAACCTCGGTGAACCGTTCTGCAGAAGCGATGACGATTTTTGCCGTGATGTGCGCGGGCATCTTTCCGATTATTCACATGGGCAGACCGTGGCTGGCATTCTGGGTGATTCCGTACCCGAACATGCGCGGTCCGTTGTGGGTGAATTTCCGTTCCCCGCTTGTGTGGGATATGTTCGCCATCAGCGCGTACTTTACTATCTCTCTTGTATTCTGGTATGTTGGATTGATTCCTGATTTGGCGACGCTTCGCGACAGAACAGTTTCAAACATTAAAAAGAAACTCTATGGTTTTTTCAGTCTCGGTTGGAACGGTTCGAACAAAACATGGAGGCATTATGAAACTGTCTATTTGCTTCTTGCAGGATTGGCAACGCCACTCGTTGTTTCAGTTCACACAATTGTCAGTTGGGATTTTGCAACGTCAGTAATTCCCGGATGGCACGCGACAATCTTTCCGCCATACTTCGTTGCAGGCGCGGTTTTTTCCGGCTTCGCAATGGTGTTGACTCTAATGTTGATTGTCAGAAAAGTGATGCATCTTGAAGAATACATTACATTGCACCACGTTGAAGCGATGTGTAAGATTATCATCGCAACTGCCGGTATTGTCGGCATGGCGTATATGACGGAATTTTTTACAGCGTGGTATTCCGGCAACGAGTACGAGCGGTTCACGTTCATCAATCGCGCGTTTGGTCCGTATGCTTGGGCATACTGGATGATGTTCAGTTGCAATGTGTTTGTGCCGCAACTTCTCTGGTCAAAAAAAATCAGAACGAATCTCGTTTTCGTTTTCTTCATCGTCATTTTCATCAATGTCGGAATGTGGTTCGAACGGTTTGTCATCATTATGACTTCACTGACTCGCGATTATCTTCCTGCAAGTTGGGCAAGTTACTCTCCGACTTCGATTGAAGTAGCCACGTTCATCGGCAGTTTCGGTTTGTTCTTCACACTCTTCCTGTTGTTTGCAAGATTGCTTCCGATGATTTCTATTGGAGAGGTGAAGGCAGTTCTTGGATATGGAAAGGTCTCCAAGCATGAGTAA
- a CDS encoding DUF3341 domain-containing protein, with protein MSKRLLVSVFEHEHDILGATNAARENGYKIVDVFTPYAVHGLDAAQGLKKSKLPFVCFALGLTGAVAKLGFQIWTSASSWALNVGGKPFKSVPAFVPVTFEIMVLFAGVGTVLTFLIISKLQPGKKPKVNFSGATDNRFVLVLEQTDAAFDIRKIRDMFQPFHLVEMEERIETSGGLLNVKEAFQS; from the coding sequence ATGAGTAAGAGATTATTAGTATCTGTATTTGAACACGAACACGACATTCTCGGTGCGACGAATGCCGCGCGGGAGAACGGCTACAAGATTGTTGATGTGTTCACTCCGTACGCTGTTCACGGACTTGATGCCGCGCAGGGTTTGAAGAAATCAAAATTGCCATTTGTTTGTTTTGCGCTTGGATTGACAGGTGCGGTGGCTAAGTTAGGATTTCAAATCTGGACTTCTGCTTCGAGTTGGGCGTTGAACGTCGGAGGCAAGCCGTTCAAGTCGGTGCCTGCGTTTGTTCCGGTGACGTTTGAAATTATGGTGCTCTTTGCCGGGGTAGGAACAGTGTTGACATTCCTCATCATCAGTAAATTACAACCGGGGAAGAAACCCAAAGTGAATTTTTCCGGCGCAACTGATAATCGTTTTGTGCTTGTGCTTGAACAAACAGACGCCGCGTTCGATATCCGAAAGATACGAGACATGTTTCAGCCGTTCCATCTTGTAGAGATGGAAGAGCGGATTGAAACTTCCGGCGGATTGTTGAATGTGAAGGAGGCGTTTCAATCATGA
- a CDS encoding cytochrome c: MLLVMLVVVVVSIWFLKRDYTQRNQEFIPGMVESVPYDAQAENNHFADGKTLQSPVEGTTAHEYFPIHYKATPEDAKRAGEELTNPVANTLEKEIERGATVFANICSPCHGAGGLGDGNVVKKGFPPPPSLFAEKAMNMKDGQMYHIVTYGQNNMPSLIAQVQRMDRWRVVSYVRSLQKKTFQQMKDTASTTLNKGVEGVGATVTK; this comes from the coding sequence GTGTTACTCGTCATGCTTGTTGTGGTTGTCGTTTCGATTTGGTTTTTGAAGCGGGATTACACACAACGCAATCAGGAATTTATTCCCGGTATGGTCGAATCTGTACCATATGATGCCCAAGCCGAGAACAATCATTTTGCAGATGGAAAAACACTACAGTCGCCGGTCGAAGGAACTACCGCACACGAATATTTTCCGATTCATTACAAGGCAACCCCCGAAGATGCAAAGCGTGCCGGGGAAGAACTAACGAACCCGGTTGCCAATACACTTGAAAAAGAAATAGAGCGGGGTGCGACCGTATTTGCAAACATTTGCTCGCCTTGTCATGGCGCGGGTGGCTTGGGTGATGGCAATGTTGTGAAGAAAGGATTTCCGCCGCCGCCTTCTCTGTTTGCCGAAAAAGCGATGAATATGAAAGACGGACAAATGTATCACATCGTCACGTACGGACAGAATAATATGCCGTCACTTATTGCACAGGTTCAGCGGATGGATAGGTGGAGAGTCGTCTCGTATGTCCGTTCGTTGCAGAAGAAAACGTTTCAACAAATGAAGGATACTGCTTCTACTACTTTGAACAAGGGAGTAGAGGGCGTGGGAGCGACGGTGACAAAGTGA